One part of the Lachnospiraceae bacterium JLR.KK002 genome encodes these proteins:
- a CDS encoding S8 family peptidase, whose product MAANSEKFENLLNLALDATGRERAKSLQLGVGYEPEEEIWELIVKYSGNIMRLAQENPEIEVVELMNEYAILYVPESAMDQVAAAPEVEYVEKPKRMYFAVQEGKQAACITPVQGARYNLTGKDVIVAVLDSGIDYSHPDFRNEDGSTRILALYDETLDREFTAEEINQALEISDERERFHLVPSRDTSGHGTHVAGIAAGNGRASGGVNRGVAYESPLLIVKLGTQEPNGFPRTTQLMRGLDYVVNKSLEYQMPMAVNISFGNTYGSHSGTALLESYINDISNYWKTSISIGTGNEGAARGHTSGILQQGQVQEIELGVGEYESTINLQLWKSYADQYDVVLVHPSGIRIGPIRQVQGPQRFVLGETELLIYYGEPSPYNLYQEIYMDFLPRNDYIDGGIWKILLVPERIVRGNYDLWLPGQTVLNQGTGFLYPIEETTLTIPSTAEKVISVGAYDSGYNQLADFSGRGFTRQTNQIKPDLAAPGVDIRSAAPGGGYAVRSGTSMATPFVTGSAALLMQWGIVEGNDPYLYGEKVKAYLIRGARHLPILQEYPNPQLGWGVLCLRDSLPG is encoded by the coding sequence ATGGCCGCAAACAGCGAGAAATTTGAAAATCTTCTGAACCTTGCGCTGGACGCCACCGGGCGGGAGCGGGCGAAATCCCTGCAGCTTGGCGTGGGGTATGAGCCTGAGGAAGAAATATGGGAACTGATTGTAAAATATTCCGGAAATATCATGAGGCTGGCACAGGAGAATCCGGAGATAGAAGTTGTGGAACTGATGAATGAGTATGCCATTCTGTATGTGCCGGAGAGTGCCATGGACCAGGTGGCTGCAGCGCCGGAAGTGGAATATGTGGAAAAGCCCAAACGGATGTATTTTGCAGTGCAGGAGGGAAAACAGGCGGCCTGTATCACCCCTGTTCAGGGAGCCCGGTATAATCTTACCGGGAAAGATGTGATTGTGGCGGTTCTGGATTCCGGTATTGATTACAGCCATCCGGATTTTCGGAACGAGGACGGCAGCACCAGGATTCTGGCATTATATGATGAAACACTGGACCGGGAATTTACCGCAGAGGAAATCAATCAGGCTCTGGAAATTTCCGATGAGCGGGAGCGGTTCCACCTGGTGCCCAGCCGGGATACTTCCGGGCATGGCACCCATGTGGCGGGAATTGCGGCCGGAAACGGAAGGGCCTCCGGCGGAGTGAACCGGGGTGTGGCTTATGAAAGCCCGTTGCTGATAGTGAAGCTGGGGACCCAGGAGCCCAATGGATTTCCAAGAACCACCCAGCTTATGCGAGGCCTTGATTATGTGGTGAACAAATCTCTGGAATACCAGATGCCCATGGCAGTCAATATCAGCTTTGGAAATACTTACGGTTCCCACAGCGGGACAGCACTGCTGGAAAGCTATATTAACGATATTTCCAATTACTGGAAAACCAGCATTTCCATTGGAACCGGCAATGAGGGCGCTGCCAGAGGACATACTTCCGGGATTTTGCAGCAGGGGCAGGTGCAGGAAATTGAGCTGGGCGTGGGAGAATATGAAAGTACCATTAATCTGCAGCTCTGGAAATCCTATGCGGACCAGTATGACGTGGTTCTGGTTCATCCTTCCGGAATCCGTATCGGGCCCATACGCCAGGTGCAGGGGCCCCAGCGGTTTGTTCTGGGGGAGACGGAGCTGCTGATTTATTACGGGGAACCAAGTCCCTATAATCTTTATCAGGAGATTTATATGGATTTTCTTCCCAGGAATGACTATATTGACGGGGGAATCTGGAAAATTCTGCTGGTGCCGGAGCGGATTGTCCGGGGAAATTATGATTTGTGGCTGCCGGGACAGACTGTGCTGAATCAGGGCACGGGGTTTCTGTATCCCATAGAGGAGACGACCCTGACCATTCCGTCCACAGCGGAAAAAGTAATTTCCGTAGGAGCCTATGACTCCGGATATAACCAGCTTGCAGACTTTTCCGGACGGGGCTTTACCAGACAGACCAATCAGATTAAGCCGGATCTTGCAGCCCCTGGCGTGGATATCCGCTCTGCGGCCCCCGGCGGCGGGTATGCGGTGCGCAGCGGTACTTCCATGGCAACGCCTTTTGTAACGGGAAGCGCAGCCCTTTTAATGCAATGGGGGATTGTGGAAGGGAATGACCCTTATCTGTATGGGGAGAAAGTCAAGGCCTATCTCATAAGAGGGGCAAGGCATTTGCCGATTTTGCAGGAGTACCCAAATCCGCAGCTTGGCTGGGGCGTGCTGTGTCTGAGGGACTCTCTGCCGGGGTAA